In one Bactrocera tryoni isolate S06 chromosome 5, CSIRO_BtryS06_freeze2, whole genome shotgun sequence genomic region, the following are encoded:
- the LOC120776449 gene encoding uncharacterized protein LOC120776449 codes for MQAFEVFYAQTERAVNYLYILVICILPLLWFGDCKKTMSLLFKKIIPPNYKEYDIQWDFPRNLQLVLITLGVGLFFLHRTWRLRLQEERCNRIKLESAFTETHELHQLKLKLLQAVDKITMEKILQPKSSETRANPIWKPIKRTIYSMQEED; via the coding sequence ATGCAAGCCTTTGAAGTTTTCTATGCACAAACCGAACGTGCCGTGAATTATCTGTATATTTTAGTGATTTGCATTTTACCGCTTTTATGGTTTGGCGACTGCAAGAAGACGATGTCGCtgttattcaagaaaatcatacCGCCAAATTACAAAGAGTACGACATACAATGGGACTTTCCGCGCAATCTACAACTCGTGCTAATCACCTTGGGTGTGGGGCTCTTCTTTCTGCATCGCACTTGGCGCTTGCGCTTGCAAGAGGAACGCTGCAATAGAATAAAGCTGGAATCGGCATTCACCGAAACGCACGAGTTGCATCAGTTGAAGCTGAAGCTGTTGCAGGCGGTGGATAAGATCACTATGGAGAAGATATTGCAGCCGAAATCCAGTGAGACTAGGGCTAATCCCATTTGGAAGCCAATAAAACGAACAATTTACAGCATGCAAGAGGAGGATTGA